One region of Quercus lobata isolate SW786 chromosome 2, ValleyOak3.0 Primary Assembly, whole genome shotgun sequence genomic DNA includes:
- the LOC115977942 gene encoding transcription factor RAX2-like has product MGRAPCCDKANVKKGPWSPEEDATLKGYLQNYGTGGNWMTLPTRAGLRRCGKSCRLRWLNYLRPDIKHGGFTEEEDNTICTLYSQMGSRWSFIASQLPGRTDNEVKNHWNTKLKKKLLTKNNEKSPPNNPTLYGSTPTTSLICVPKAETYSFGISASQSQNPTDVIPRLSTKFNSLSSDPIPLYCPELIDVSEVGASSKNSTYAVSLSQESSCISNSSSNGLVTSVPMAGNVEVEDSKALVDFSFGSPYGLGNSLYLADFTYPEY; this is encoded by the exons ATGGGAAGGGCTCCATGTTGTGACAAAGCTAATGTGAAGAAAGGGCCATGGTCTCCAGAAGAAGATGCAACTCTCAAGGGCTATCTTCAGAATTATGGCACTGGTGGAAATTGGATGACTTTGCCTACAAGAGCTg GCCTAAGGCGATGTGGCAAGAGTTGCCGTCTACGATGGCTCAATTATCTCAGGCCAGACATCAAGCATGGAGGTTTTACCGAAGAGGAAGACAACACTATCTGTACCCTCTATAGCCAAATGGGAAGTAG GTGGTCTTTCATTGCATCTCAACTACCTGGAAGAACAGACAATGAGGTCAAGAACCATTGGAATaccaaattgaagaagaagttACTGACAAAAAACAATGAGAAAAGCCCTCCTAACAATCCAACTCTATATGGCTCAACACCAACAACATCACTGATTTGTGTCCCAAAAGCTGAAACTTATAGTTTTGGTATTTCAGCTTCACAATCTCAAAACCCCACCGATGTTATTCCTCGTCTATCCACTAAGTTTAATAGCTTAAGTTCGGATCCAATTCCACTATATTGCCCGGAACTCATCGATGTTTCAGAAGTTGGTGCAAGTTCAAAGAACAGTACTTATGCTGTTTCATTGTCTCAAGAAAGTTCATGCATTTCAAATTCCTCTTCAAATGGTTTGGTCACGAGTGTCCCAATGGCTGGAAATGTTGAGGTCGAAGATTCTAAGGCTTTAGTGGATTTCAGCTTTGGATCTCCTTATGGTCTAGGCAATAGCTTATATTTGGCTGATTTTACATATCCTGAATATTGA
- the LOC115972755 gene encoding vacuolar protein sorting-associated protein 32 homolog 2-like, translated as MFQRMFGKPKQETNALTTLDKLNETLEMLEKKENVLLKKASAEVEKAKEFTRAKNKKAAIQCLKKKKLYEQQIEQLGNFQLRIHDQMILLEGAKATTETVDALRTGAAAMKQMHKATNIDDVDKTMDEINEQTENMKQIQEALSAPIGAAADFDEDELEAELEELEGAELEEQLLQPATTAPAAPVNVPAGRQPTRPVAQKNKAEEDELAALQAEMAL; from the exons ATGTTTCAGCGAATGTTCGGAAAGCCTAAGCAGGAAACCAACGCCTTAACAACGTTGGACAAGTTAAACGAG ACACTTGAAATGCTAGAGAAAAAGGAGAATGTCCTTTTGAAGAAGGCTTCTGCAGAGGTTGAAAAGGCTAAGGAATTTACTAGAGCAAAGAACAAGAAGG CTGCAATACAGtgtttaaagaagaagaagctttaCGAACAGCAAATTGAACAGCTTGGAAATTTCCAATTGCGCATTCATGATCAG ATGATATTGTTGGAAGGTGCTAAAGCTACAACAGAAACTGTTGATGCATTGAGAACTGGAGCAGCTGCCATGAAGCAAATGCACAAGGCAAC gaATATTGATGATGTGGACAAAACAATGGATGAGATCAATGAGCAGACTGAGAACATGAAACAGATTCAGGAGGCACTGTCAGCACCCATTGGTGCAGCAGCTGATTTTGATGAG GATGAATTGGAAGCCGAACTTGAAGAACTGGAAGGAGCTGAGTTGGAGGAACAGCTTCTTCAGCCTGCTACTACTGCTCCTGCAGCTCCAGTCAATGTCCCGGCAGGCAGGCAACCAACCCGCCCTGTTGCTCAGAAGAACAAAGCTGAGGAAGATGAGCTTGCTGCATTACAGGCAGAGATGGCACTCTAA